One Heptranchias perlo isolate sHepPer1 chromosome 5, sHepPer1.hap1, whole genome shotgun sequence DNA window includes the following coding sequences:
- the LOC137322165 gene encoding 33 kDa inner dynein arm light chain, axonemal-like translates to MSCTSTELGPMSSWAHIQADPKKCVPTGGKVLEELNKQSLECILNAILPPRKWTEDGHIWIQHISTIPATRTDVISLQDHLDRKLQQRQARATGICPVRRELYAQCLDELIRQITINCPERGLLLLRIRNEILMTLATHETLYESSVAFGLRKALQGDLEKIYLRKHIHTLQQEKNNLQNELSEIKAKYEAAEKRSAERKELDDKRHSEEALFFKKTNQQLKVKLESCISPHKQRIL, encoded by the exons Atgagttgcacctcaacggagctgggaccaatgtcctcgtgg GCACACATTCAAGCAGACCCTAAAAAATGTGTTCCCACAGGAGGAAAGGTATTGGAGGAACTTAATAAACAGTCACTAGAATGTATTTTAAATGCAATATTACCTCCAAG AAAATGGACTGAGGATGGGCACATCTGGATTCAACATATATCTACCATTCCAGCCACTCGAACGGATGTGATAAGTTTGCAGGACCATTTAGATAGGAAATTGCAACAAAGGCAGGCTCGGGCAACTGGCATTTGCCCTGTTCGCCGGGAATTATATGCACAGTGCCTTG ATGAGCTCATTAGACAGATCACCATCAACTGTCCAGAACGTGGATTGTTGCTTCTTAGAATTCGTAATGAGATTCTCATGACTCTTGCAACTCATGAGACCTTGTATGAAAGTAGCGTCGCATTTGGCTTGAGGAAGGCTCTCCAAGGAGATCTAGAAAAGATTTACCTGCGGAAGCAT ATTCATACTCTTCAACAAGAAAAAAACAATCTTCAAAATGAACTTAGTGAAATTAAAGCTAAATATGAAGCAGCTGAGAAACGATCTGCTGAGAGGAAAGAGCTGGATGACAAGAGACATTCAGAGGAAGCTCTTTTCTTTAAAAAGACCAATCAACAATTGAAGGTAAA GCTCGAATCTTGCATTTCTCCTCACAAGCAAAGGATTTTATAA